The alpha proteobacterium U9-1i genome includes a region encoding these proteins:
- a CDS encoding signal peptidase I: MSSMTSSSSQTDLMSGFWENVRIILYALALAMVLRFTIVQPFRIPSGSMEPTLEVGDYIVVTKWSYGYGRFSFAPLEGLLPQGRLFGRHPERGDVVVFRPPPEPERDFIKRVIGLPGDRIQMIDGLLHINGEAVTRESLGEVEFEEASGFIERVPAFRETLPNGASYVTFDRTTSELDNTRVFVVPDAHYFMMGDNRDNSADSRVPSVVGFVPYDNLVGPAQFIVVSFDGSTSLLQPWTLFSGFRGERFLKAVR, encoded by the coding sequence GCGCTGGCGCTAGCCATGGTGCTGCGATTCACCATCGTGCAGCCGTTCCGCATTCCGTCGGGTTCCATGGAGCCGACGCTGGAGGTGGGCGACTACATCGTCGTGACCAAATGGTCGTACGGGTACGGCCGCTTTTCGTTTGCACCGCTGGAAGGGTTGTTGCCGCAGGGCCGGTTGTTTGGTCGCCATCCTGAGCGCGGCGATGTCGTGGTGTTCCGCCCGCCGCCAGAGCCCGAACGCGACTTCATCAAGCGCGTTATCGGCCTGCCCGGTGACCGTATCCAGATGATTGACGGCCTGCTCCATATCAATGGCGAAGCGGTGACGCGTGAATCGCTCGGGGAGGTGGAGTTCGAGGAAGCGTCCGGTTTCATCGAGCGCGTGCCCGCGTTCCGCGAGACGCTGCCGAACGGCGCATCATACGTAACGTTTGACCGCACAACGAGCGAACTGGACAACACGCGCGTGTTCGTGGTGCCAGATGCTCATTACTTCATGATGGGCGACAATCGCGACAATTCCGCTGACAGTCGTGTGCCGTCGGTGGTTGGTTTCGTGCCGTACGACAATCTCGTCGGACCGGCGCAGTTTATCGTCGTGTCGTTCGACGGATCGACGTCGCTGCTGCAACCCTGGACGTTGTTCAGCGGCTTCCGCGGCGAACGCTTCCTCAAGGCTGTCCGTTGA